In a genomic window of Nodosilinea sp. PGN35:
- a CDS encoding GNAT family N-acetyltransferase, which yields MDIREDDLTGPQIVALLREHWENMHEITPPGSVHALDLERLKAPNITFWTAWEADDLLGCGALKALDATSGEIKSMRTAAAHRRRGVAARILAHIVEVARQRGYSHLYLETGAFPAFAPARALYERYGFTYRGPFGDYTDDPNSSFMEKTLLD from the coding sequence ATGGACATTCGCGAAGATGACCTAACCGGGCCCCAGATCGTTGCCCTGCTGCGTGAGCACTGGGAAAATATGCACGAAATTACGCCCCCTGGCAGCGTTCACGCGCTGGATTTAGAGCGGTTGAAGGCCCCAAACATTACCTTCTGGACGGCCTGGGAGGCTGACGATCTGCTGGGCTGCGGCGCGCTCAAAGCCCTCGACGCCACCAGCGGCGAAATTAAGTCGATGCGGACTGCCGCCGCTCACCGCCGCCGGGGCGTTGCCGCCAGAATTTTGGCTCACATTGTCGAAGTTGCCCGGCAGCGGGGCTACAGCCACCTCTATCTAGAAACCGGCGCGTTCCCTGCCTTTGCCCCTGCCCGCGCCCTATACGAGCGCTACGGATTCACCTATCGCGGGCCCTTTGGCGACTACACCGACGATCCCAACAGCTCCTTTATGGAAAAAACACTGCTGGACTAG
- a CDS encoding TIGR02466 family protein, translating into MPVDTWFPLAVYYDDLPDAAQHKAALTAAILDLEAQGDAPRNFPEMAWTGDLHGVERVHTDPRFSWVVAQVETHAVIYLQELGLDLSQVELYIQRAWPVVSRPQQEVGAHCHNTAHVSAVYYVAVPESGTDGAGCLAFLDDARPNEVSPGLGSENTDIIATWNYLNQDQALYLPTEGRLILFPAKQRHGVTPNHTDDLRLSLSFDIVLTAAPGRAAGAYEFLMPPPTQWQRFGQTPPP; encoded by the coding sequence ATGCCCGTCGATACCTGGTTTCCCCTCGCCGTTTACTACGACGATTTGCCCGACGCCGCCCAGCACAAAGCCGCCCTCACCGCAGCCATTCTCGATCTGGAGGCCCAGGGCGATGCCCCCCGCAACTTTCCCGAAATGGCCTGGACGGGCGATCTTCACGGCGTTGAGCGGGTGCACACCGATCCCCGCTTTAGCTGGGTGGTGGCCCAGGTTGAAACCCATGCGGTGATCTATCTGCAAGAGCTGGGCCTCGATCTCAGCCAGGTCGAGCTCTACATTCAGCGGGCCTGGCCTGTGGTGTCGCGCCCCCAGCAAGAGGTCGGTGCCCACTGCCACAACACCGCCCATGTCAGCGCCGTATACTACGTTGCCGTGCCCGAGTCGGGCACCGATGGGGCGGGCTGTCTCGCCTTCTTAGATGACGCCCGGCCCAACGAGGTCAGCCCCGGCCTCGGCAGCGAGAATACCGACATCATTGCCACATGGAACTACCTCAACCAAGACCAGGCCCTCTACCTGCCCACCGAAGGACGGCTGATTCTCTTCCCCGCCAAGCAGCGCCACGGGGTGACACCCAACCACACCGACGATCTGCGCCTGTCGCTGTCCTTTGACATTGTGCTGACCGCCGCTCCAGGCCGGGCGGCGGGGGCCTACGAGTTCCTCATGCCGCCCCCCACCCAGTGGCAACGGTTTGGCCAGACGCCACCCCCATGA
- a CDS encoding glycerophosphodiester phosphodiesterase family protein: MAWITAQPIAHRGLHQGAVVPENSLAAFEAAIAAHHPIELDVQLLADGHLAVFHDRDLKRLTGQKKRIADQTLATLKQYRLYATDQSIPLLAEVLALVNGQVPLLIEIKNEKKVGPPEQALVKTLAGYRGEFAVQSFNPRSLQWFKRYAPDIPRGQLASKPQQFLRSHLLLTWASAPHFISYNVKALPTLPTTLARRYFQLPLLAWTVRSQTDCDRAIMHADNYIFDRF; encoded by the coding sequence ATGGCGTGGATTACAGCTCAACCCATTGCCCACCGGGGCCTGCACCAGGGCGCGGTGGTGCCTGAGAATTCGCTGGCGGCGTTTGAGGCGGCGATCGCCGCTCACCACCCCATCGAGCTAGACGTGCAGCTGCTGGCCGACGGTCATCTGGCGGTGTTTCACGATCGCGATCTAAAGCGTCTGACGGGCCAAAAAAAGCGCATTGCCGATCAAACCCTGGCCACCCTCAAGCAATACCGCCTCTACGCCACCGACCAGTCGATTCCCCTGCTGGCGGAGGTGCTGGCCCTGGTAAATGGGCAAGTGCCGCTGCTGATCGAAATTAAGAACGAAAAGAAGGTCGGCCCGCCCGAGCAGGCGCTGGTAAAGACCCTGGCGGGCTATCGGGGCGAGTTTGCGGTGCAGTCGTTTAACCCGCGATCGCTCCAGTGGTTTAAGCGCTACGCACCCGACATTCCCCGTGGTCAGCTGGCCAGCAAGCCGCAGCAGTTTTTGCGCAGCCACCTGCTGCTCACCTGGGCCAGTGCCCCCCACTTTATTTCCTACAATGTCAAGGCGCTGCCCACTCTGCCCACCACCCTGGCCCGGCGATACTTTCAGCTGCCCCTGCTGGCCTGGACGGTGCGCAGCCAGACCGACTGCGATCGCGCCATTATGCACGCCGACAACTATATTTTTGACCGGTTTTAG
- a CDS encoding TIGR04283 family arsenosugar biosynthesis glycosyltransferase → MSLPLISIVIPTLNEARNLPQTLAPLPGATRVEVVVVDGGSGDQTAAVAQGLGVRVIESAPGRSRQLNAGATVARGEILLFLHADTRLPAGFDWAIRQTLAQPGVVAGAFRLTIDGPSRGLRWVERGVQVRSRLLQMPYGDQGLFLRAKTFHRLGGFPDLPMMEDFELVRRLRRLGKVAIAPQAVVTSDRRWRTLGTVRTTLANQVMIAGYLLGVDPHQLARWYRDLGKPR, encoded by the coding sequence ATGTCATTGCCTTTGATTTCAATCGTTATTCCCACCCTCAATGAGGCGAGAAACCTGCCGCAGACCCTGGCCCCCCTGCCGGGGGCAACCAGGGTCGAGGTGGTAGTAGTCGATGGCGGCAGTGGAGACCAGACCGCAGCGGTGGCCCAAGGGCTGGGAGTGCGGGTGATTGAGTCTGCGCCGGGGCGATCGCGCCAGCTCAATGCCGGAGCCACCGTGGCCAGGGGCGAAATTCTGCTGTTTCTCCATGCTGACACTCGCCTGCCCGCCGGGTTTGACTGGGCTATTCGTCAAACCCTGGCTCAGCCTGGGGTGGTGGCCGGAGCCTTTCGCCTCACCATCGATGGCCCCAGTCGGGGGCTGCGCTGGGTGGAGCGGGGAGTACAGGTGCGATCGCGCTTGCTGCAAATGCCCTACGGCGACCAGGGACTTTTTTTGCGGGCCAAAACGTTTCACAGGCTGGGCGGCTTCCCTGACCTGCCCATGATGGAAGACTTTGAGCTGGTGCGACGGCTGAGAAGGCTGGGAAAAGTGGCGATCGCGCCCCAGGCGGTGGTGACGAGCGATCGCCGCTGGCGCACCCTCGGCACGGTGCGTACCACCCTGGCCAACCAGGTCATGATCGCCGGTTACCTGCTGGGGGTTGACCCCCACCAACTGGCCCGCTGGTACAGAGACCTGGGCAAACCCCGCTAG
- a CDS encoding geranylgeranyl reductase family protein has translation MYDVIVVGAGPAGAATAYHLAKQGHSVLMLEKEALPRYKPCSGAVSPSVAELFDFDFAPAIARPMRRVRYTYKLGDPIEAELTTAAPIWMVNREVFDHFLVQQAQGQGAQLKHSTAVTAIENKGDYWQVSTPDETLDAAYLVAADGATGPMAQWLGFPELARRTASVLEVPAAVADNCAINFEFGLVKQGCAWNFPKAEGYSIGAVTFLGQAPADHRKVLDNYSQSFGVSLDAGTLYSHPLKLWDGNHPLHTHRAVLVGEAGAIVDPLSAEGIRPGMISGVRAAAAIDAALAGDADALANYTAAMHATWGEDMPWAKRIAGLFFRVPGIGYRVGIKRPTATQRLGQILAGEVRYADIAGRVMKRMSGGLLSG, from the coding sequence ATGTATGACGTGATTGTGGTGGGGGCTGGCCCCGCCGGAGCTGCGACTGCCTACCACCTGGCCAAGCAGGGGCACTCGGTGCTGATGCTGGAAAAAGAGGCGCTGCCGCGCTACAAGCCCTGTAGCGGTGCGGTGTCGCCCAGTGTGGCTGAGTTGTTTGACTTCGACTTTGCCCCGGCGATCGCCCGCCCCATGCGCCGTGTCCGCTACACCTATAAGCTGGGTGACCCAATTGAGGCCGAACTCACGACGGCAGCCCCGATCTGGATGGTAAACCGTGAGGTCTTCGATCACTTTCTGGTGCAGCAGGCCCAGGGCCAGGGGGCACAACTTAAGCATTCCACCGCCGTCACCGCCATTGAGAATAAAGGCGACTACTGGCAGGTATCCACCCCCGATGAAACCCTGGACGCCGCCTACCTGGTGGCCGCCGACGGTGCCACTGGCCCTATGGCCCAGTGGCTGGGCTTTCCCGAGTTAGCCCGGCGCACTGCCAGCGTGCTGGAGGTGCCCGCCGCCGTGGCCGACAACTGCGCCATCAACTTTGAGTTTGGCCTCGTCAAGCAGGGCTGCGCCTGGAATTTTCCCAAGGCCGAGGGCTACTCCATTGGGGCAGTGACCTTTTTGGGTCAGGCCCCGGCAGACCACCGCAAAGTGCTCGACAACTATAGCCAGTCTTTCGGCGTCAGCCTCGACGCGGGCACGCTCTACAGCCATCCGCTCAAGCTGTGGGACGGCAACCACCCGCTGCACACCCACCGGGCAGTGCTGGTGGGCGAAGCGGGTGCCATTGTTGACCCCCTCAGCGCCGAGGGCATTCGCCCCGGTATGATCAGCGGGGTGCGGGCCGCTGCGGCGATCGATGCCGCGCTGGCTGGGGATGCTGACGCATTGGCGAACTACACCGCCGCCATGCACGCCACCTGGGGGGAGGACATGCCCTGGGCCAAACGCATCGCCGGGCTATTCTTTCGGGTGCCGGGGATTGGCTACCGGGTGGGCATTAAGCGCCCCACCGCCACCCAGCGCCTGGGGCAAATTTTGGCCGGAGAGGTGCGCTACGCCGATATTGCGGGTCGGGTGATGAAGCGCATGAGCGGCGGGTTGCTGTCGGGATAG
- a CDS encoding DUF4382 domain-containing protein, which yields MQRNLIKALTVGTLGGLAMGLSSGCAGDSPTANSPATGTPETASSETAGDESGTLVIRANGEDFVREGFTTKDGWQIEFDNVYVSLADITAAQTDPPFDPEAGNTLEAKAEVKIEGTQVVDLAEGDATADPVVVSEVEAPAGRFNALAWRMVPAESGPAEGYTIWMQGTATRDGETVPFTIKVNEELAFTCGDFVGDERKGILAAGEEAELEATFHFDHLFGDGDAPADDSINTGALGFDPLAALAANGALDVDSAALQAGLSQTDYTTFLSILPSLGHVGEGHCAEVRLTSL from the coding sequence ATGCAACGTAATTTGATCAAAGCTCTTACCGTTGGTACCCTGGGCGGCTTGGCCATGGGGCTGTCGTCGGGCTGCGCTGGCGACAGCCCAACGGCCAATTCCCCGGCGACAGGCACCCCAGAAACCGCTAGCTCAGAAACCGCTGGCGACGAGAGCGGCACGCTGGTGATTCGCGCCAATGGCGAAGACTTCGTGCGCGAGGGGTTTACCACCAAAGACGGCTGGCAAATTGAGTTTGACAACGTCTACGTGTCGCTGGCCGACATCACCGCCGCCCAAACCGACCCACCCTTTGATCCTGAGGCGGGCAATACCCTAGAGGCCAAAGCCGAGGTCAAAATTGAGGGCACCCAGGTGGTTGACCTGGCCGAGGGCGATGCCACCGCTGACCCGGTGGTCGTGAGTGAGGTTGAGGCTCCGGCGGGGCGCTTCAACGCTTTGGCCTGGCGCATGGTGCCCGCCGAAAGCGGCCCGGCGGAGGGCTACACGATTTGGATGCAGGGCACCGCCACCAGAGACGGGGAGACCGTGCCGTTTACCATCAAGGTGAACGAAGAACTGGCCTTCACCTGCGGCGACTTTGTGGGCGATGAGCGCAAGGGCATTCTGGCCGCTGGGGAAGAAGCTGAGCTAGAGGCCACCTTCCACTTTGACCACCTGTTTGGCGACGGCGACGCCCCCGCCGATGACAGCATCAATACTGGGGCGCTGGGGTTTGACCCGCTGGCGGCCCTGGCTGCCAATGGTGCCCTGGATGTCGATAGCGCCGCGCTGCAGGCAGGGCTGTCTCAGACAGATTACACTACCTTTTTGTCTATTTTGCCGAGCCTGGGCCACGTGGGTGAAGGCCACTGCGCGGAGGTTCGACTGACTAGCCTATGA